In Silene latifolia isolate original U9 population chromosome 6, ASM4854445v1, whole genome shotgun sequence, the genomic window AAAATAATTTTCAAAAGTCAAGCATATCTGTTCCCTCTCAAAGCACCAGGCACCATTATTTTGTTGTACGCCAAAAATATAATTCCGCTTATGTCTTTCCCGGACTGAATTGAAGAAAAACTTTGTGCAGGCATCTCCTTCCTGAAGCCAATTTATTTTCGCGCGTTGTTTCCAAAATAAAGCTGCCGCTTTGTTAAATTCCAAATATTCAGTATGACATTTCTCATAATTCTGTTCATTCTTACCAGCAAAAATATGTTGAAGTTCCGTTGTCAATCTATCATCAAAGTCAGTCCACTTATAATTCCACTCTTTACGCTTCTGGAATGTCCATTGCTTAAAAACATATCGAACTCGTTTCAACTTACGCAAAAGACGAAACGATGATGAgcctttatcatatttataccATTCATTCTTAAGAAGTCTCAAACAATCATCGTAAGCAAAGGTCCATGCTTCCAATTTAAAGTTTCGTCTGGATTGATTGGAGAGCAACTCCGTATCCAATAAAATAGGTGCATGATCAGAACACTGAATGGGAAGATGTAATATACCAGTATCGGGGAAAAAAGAGTACCAATTTGAAGAGATAAGGCCTTTGTCAATTCTTTCATAAACCCTAGCATCCCCTTTCCTATTATTGCACCAAGTAAACTTTGGTCCTTTGAAGGCAATATCAGCTAATAAATTCCGAGCTTTCCATTCTGCAAAAGTTTTTGCCCCAAATATAGTACCTTTATCCCCACCTAATTTGTCATCTTTATCCTCAACTTGATTGAAATCTCCCAACAATATAAAGTGGGAATCAAGTATGGTAATCCAGCGCTCAAGTGCCAACCACACACTAGCCCGTCTTTCTTTTTTTGGCTCACCATAGACgcaacaaaaataccaaaatctaCTAGGGCATTCATTGATTTTAAGGATTACAAAGTTTTGACACTTGACAATACAATCAATGTTCCAAAAGGCCTTCCATCCAATCCACAGGCCACCCTTAGTACCATTGGCATCCATTCCTACAGACTTAGTGAAGCCATAGCGAGAAAATAGAGATGAGACATTATCAACACTACATTTAGTCTCAGAAAGAAAAAGCATATCATACATATTATTACTAAATAACATCGCTCTTATTTTAGAAATTGCAGGGGCGAGCGGATCATTAAGTCCCCTACAATTCCATGAGAGGCACTTCATTCCTCAATAGGGGATTGAGAAGGGTCAATCCCCGCAACACCAACTTGTCCATCAGCAATCCCACTGTCACTAGAGCTGCTAGTAGAAACATAAAGGTCATCATCTCGAATAGCCAGACGAAAACCACCGTGGCCCCTTGAAGTAGTTGAACCATGAAACCCAAGCAAATCCTCCTGAACCCTTGATGTACTTGCTCCAGTATTACCCAAGACGGCCATCTTTGCACGTTTAGCAGTACTAGTGACCATAGAAACATCCTCCCAGTTGTAAAGTTCATTGAAAGTATTCGTTGTAACACCCGGATCAGAAAAGGATTTACGTTTGGGACTCCCATTGGAAGATGTAACCTGATTCTTCAAAGTAGCATGCAGAACGGCCATATCCTTGCCCTTACCAACTTGCGAAATAGCTGCAGCAGATGAAGAAGGAAGACCAACAGAAATATTTTGATTGTTAAACACAATATTATTATCGATCCTGGGTGGAGGATCAATTATAGGGTTGACATTTTCCTCCACAGTTATCGAATTTTCTGAAAAATTAAGTAAAGCATTAAGATCCTCCATAGCATCATGAAATAAATCAGTACCAGACGAAGTACCAGATGAACTAGAGACTAAGGAAGAAGAATTTGAAGATAAAAAAGGCCATTCCGGAGTAGGAACAACATTATCTGTAGAATCATCCCCATCAATATTAACATGAGGCTCATCATTAGGCTCCTCATTATGATCATCATTAGGAACAACCACCATGGGATCATGATACATAACCGGTAGAAAAGCAGGAGCATCAAAGTATTGCTCATAACCCCGAGCATCATTTTCACGAAAAGCAATATGACTTTGGGCCTGTACTCGGATCCTAATAGAATTTAAAATAAAGGCATTTTCATCAAAAGGATACTCAAACTCACCCTGACCTTGATACACAACATATGGATCATCATTAAACCAATTCCCAGGAATATGATGTGGTTGATCACCATGAGTTGAACCCCCTACATTATCAGCATTCCCATTCGAATGAACAGACTGGTTCATTTCCTGCTGATGAATAAAATTTCCATTCGGTAAGTGAACAGGAACTTCTGTTTCCAAGATAGGTTCCTGAGTAGCAGGTAAAGCCGCAACATCAGTAGTATGATCATTCAAACCATCCTCTTGAAGGACATTAATATGCGTGCCCCCATTTGTATGCAAATATCCTGCATGCAAAATCACATTCGTATTCAGGGCATTCACTCCAGTAGAAACAACACCATTTGGTTGCAAAGGAGGGAGTGTTGGACCCTGATCACCAGCACCCAAACCCTCAACCATCCCATTTCCATTATCCATGATAGGTGGAAGCCCATTATTATGCACCTGTGGAACAATGGGGGTCAAAGTACCGCCATTAACATGACCATTATCAAGACTTGGTATCGCTATCATTGATCCATTCAAGTTGAGGTGATCATTCTCCATAATATTAATAAACATCTCCTGATCATTAATCCGGCCATCAGTATGAACAGTAGTGTGCCCATCATCAATATCAATGTGATCATTGCCATTCCCTCCATCATTAGGAACACCGATATCAACATGCATTGCCGTTGCATGCACCCCTGGAGAAGGCCCATTCTCCTCCACAACATTCTGACCAAGTGGATTTACATGACCCCCAACCTGAACATCCACTTCATGTAAATCTGTACCATGCAAATTCTCCACATCCCCATTTTCATGTTGCATGTTAGCATGGAAGACATGCATGTCCTCATAGATAACAGGACTAGCAAAAGGAAGGGCAGTTACCGCAAACTCCATTCCTGGATACATTCTTCCACCGTCAACTAACCCAAGATCGAAATCAATCACATATTCTTGTAAATAATCTGCTGGGACATATTCCCCACGTCGACTACCCAAACGCACCTTAGACGTAACATACTTAGTTGTTGAAGGTAAAGCACAAAGATTCAAATTAAACATTGTATACTGATAACGAGtttgaaaaaccgcaaacccacGATCAATAGCACGCTCCAGAGAGGTATTAAGAGTAGAGACAATATCCGAAATACGTTCACCACAGATACCAGCCTTATGTCCTATCCGCCCACATCGTGTACAATATTTAAATACTTCTTCATATTTGAACTGTATCCATAATAGCTTATTATTATTGCATGCTAAGAAAAACCCCGGATTAAGAGGATCCCCAAGCCTAACAGTGACTCGCATGCGAAGATAGTCATGATCAGGAAAGATAAAAAACTCTTCAACAACCGTATCATCACCAAACAATCTAGCAATAATCCCAGCCATATTCATATTCAGATATTCGAAAGGAAGACCGCAAACCCGCACCCATATCCGTGCAGTTGGGAATGTTACACAGCGAGGAACCATCCCAGGTTGCCATTTTCGAAGTACCATAAGGGCTCCATCAATAACCAAGATGCTCCTCTCCAAGACATCAGAAAGATCCTGCATGTTGGCAAAATGAATGACATATATATCACCCATCCTTTTGACATGCACAGGCCCTCGTGTGGCCCAATTATCTTCAACAACCCGATTAACACTGTAGGCACGTAGTAACCGATAATCTACCAAAAAACCCAATAAACATTGACTCCAATATTCAACAGAATCATCAAGGTTATCTGGATGTGGAGAAACGACACCCCCACTACGAGGAAACCGCCATTCATTCAGCAAACCTGGATTTTCAGTAGCTTCTGTTCTGAAGTTAATATTGTGAAAAACATTTTCCAAAGTCGGAATCTCATCTtcaacataaaagaaaggattatTATCCATATTTGAAAAGATGGTTTAAAAGTTGTAagaaaaaaggtttgaaaagtGTATAAGAAGATGAAGGTTCTTATAAAGACGGCCAATgcagaaaaagaaagagaaactgGAAAGGACGAATAGAGAAGGAGGGAAGTAATGATTAGATTTTGGAGAACTCTAAACGTTAAAGCAAGATTTTGGGAGAACCCAAAAAAAAAGCGCATGCAGAAacaattaaaaaatttaaaagaaaAGGAAGTGGTTTTTGGGTCGATATTCAATTAATTAAACCGGACTCTCAAAAGAGAGGAAATATTCTCTCTAAAGCTAGAGAGATTTTTTATCATGTTATTTATTCTAAGACTGCGAAAAAATGGGAtaaatattaaagaaaaatggaGATAATAAATACCCTAGAACATGTTATTCTAAGACTCAGATGATTTCTCAGACAAAACCAACATCCCAGGTGTCTCTATGCTCCACCCAAGAAAATCACAAAAAAGGCCTTCACCTTACACCCTTACTTCACCAGACTTCTTTAAACTCCCTAAAATCCCATCAATTAGAATCCCCTTCTCAACCTCGGCCCCTTCAGCAACAAATGTGTATTTCTTTTTTGACCCGTGTTTATATCCATTGCTGCTGGTAGACCCAGCTTGACCTTTAACCTCAGCAATCAATGATCCTAGCCGGCTGGTTTCATCCTCACAAAAATCGGGTGGGCTCTCAGAATCCGGCCTATTGCCTCTCGGGTCGCTCTCGTCGTTGGTGCTATACCAGGAATTCAGGATTTGCAACAACGAGTTGTCACCCTCGACCACCTTTGAATTAATTTGCTCCTCCCCTTTGACCGGATTTGACGAACATGACTGATCCTCTTTTTCTGAGTCTGAAAACTCATCCTCCACAGACATGGCTGATTCATATTCGACATAAGACCCATTTAGGCTAAGATCCGACTTGGTAACAGGCCCAAGTTCTTCCCAGGGCGACTCCACTTCATCATCTTTCCGAGCTGAGTCAGACAGTTCAGTGTCTGATCCGGTTGACTTCTTCAAACCCAAGGATTGAACCCCAGGAGAGTAAACCACATTATCAGGAAAAACCTGGTCGGCTTCTACTTTAACCCCGGGCATTACCTGAAGGAGAGAAACAAGTTTCGGATATCCGAGTTTTTGGTGGTCGAGAGCGTATCCATATTTCTCTAGAAACCGCTTTTTGAAAAGAGCCATATTGAAGCCATCAGGATGCCGAGTTAAAATCTTATCCAAGAGTTTCTGACAATCAGACAGGATCTCAGTCCTGGATTTTTCTGAAATCTTCTTGGGAGCAATGGAGGAAACCCTTAACTGAGAATTATCAGGAGACTGAGGATTCGAGAATATGGAACTTAACCCGGTTGGGTTATGAGGTTGTGTGGGAGCCGAAGATTCTTCATATAGAGAAACGAGTTTAAATCGAGGGTTTTGGGTAGGTAACTCCTTAATCCATTTCTTCTCTGTAATTAGTAAATCAACCAAGTGATGAATATCAATTGACTGAAGAGGTCGAAGAAACAAGGGCCCCTCCTTTCGTAGCTTATAAGCAATCTGCTCCCTAATACAAAAAGAGTGATCAGCTTTCCAAAAGTGAGTTactaaacaataatataaaaattgCAAATAGTGAGTCTCCTATGAGAAGGCCTCACATGTACGGCCAACCCAAATctttatatactccgtatataaggTTTCGCTTAGGATAGGCGTAATTATTACTGGGGTAATAGAGCTCAAACAAGGGGAATGTGGAGAAACTATTACTCTCATATGGGGTAATGCATTAACCCTAGGGTGGGGAAGTTATTATCTTATTTTCTCATCCCCCTTTTACCTTTCACTTCACCGCCACCAGTttcctttttttcattttatACTCTATTACCCTAATAACAATCAATTCATCCCAAGCAATCTCTAAGGGCTAAGAAATTGTCTCGTACGTGAGAACATGTCATATAATTTTTTGCTCTGAAAATCATAACTTAAAAACAGCAAAACCTAATAATAATCGtgagaattgaaaaagaaaatttATGAACAGTTACAATTGCTAAATTTGAGCCTAGATATACGCAATATTCATTTAACACCATTTGATGGCATACAGATTAAACCACAAAATGAGCCACAAAATGCCCAAATACGACTACTATTGCAACATCATAGTATTATAGATGGTCTACAAGAAGGGTTTTGGTAAGGAGAAATTTGGTATCATACAGAGCAGGCCACACAATGTCCGAATATGACTATTGTTGCCACATCATCATACAAAAGACGGATTTCAGGAGTCTGCAATACAGAGGAAAGGTAACATGTGTACAACATAGAGGCCCCCCTTTGATAAATCTTCTCAAAGGGCATCTTAGTCACTTGTTCAAACATATCTCGAAGTTAGAAATacttaaagaagaaaagaaaaacctATTCTGGTTTGAAAAAACCCTTCTTTCTCCTCTTTTCGACTATAAACGTTGGATTCGTGCTATCTTAGTCGGTTCAGCTGCTATAGCTGCTCGTAATCCACAAGCCATTCCGACAGGGGGTCAGAATTTCTTGGCCCAAGTTTCCTTTGGGTCCTAATCCCAATATGAGCCGTACGCCTCATTTGCCCCCAAATTGACGGGTTAGTGTGAGTTTAACCATGCGGTTATGCACTCTTCGAATAGGAATCTATTTTCTGAAAGATCCTGGCTTTCGCCATTACGTTTGATACTTTGATGAGAAATAAAAAGGAAGATCGAAAATTCGAGTGGCTGAAGCTCAAGCAATCACAGCACATGAAACCATTTTCTTTCTATCAAGAAAAATTATGGTAGAATAGCTGATATTTATATCAGTTAATGAAAAAGCCCAATGCAAAATCTGAAATTCTGAATCCTCCTAAAAGTCAAAAATTGCCTTTCAAGCTCCAAATTTATTATGAGGGCAAAAAAAAACTGACATACAACAGAGGCTAACTGCCTTCTATGAAAGGGTTAGTGTCAAGGTATCTTTTAGACATAATAAGACAGACCTTTACTCAATAAACTAGTGGATGGACAGAGCTGTGGAAACTAAGCATGTGATATAAAGAAAAAAACCAAGAATGTCCTGAGTTCTATTCTGTTCGAACTAAAGAAGAGTGAAATATTGTAAACTTATAGGAGTTCCACATCCAACATTATAAACCAAACAGACACAATAGTGTCTAAATCGCACCTTTTTCATGCACTCTCCAATTACTAACCCCGCGGCACCAGAAAAGATAGGATTTGCCAAGGACAGAATAGTGTACCTTGATAGTGCTTTGAAGACAATTTCTGATCCTCGGTGTGTTTTGAAAAAAGATCGAAGagcactccaaaatggatccttcGTGAAAAGGTCATGCTTTCTTGGGGGTGAAGCTTCATTGACCAACTTTTTCATGGGTGGGAGATCATCAGATTTCCTTGCATCTTCTTCAACAGGACTTGGCTCTATAGTGGGTGATTGAAATTTATTCGGCTTATCGACACCTGTCTCATTCCTCCAAGTTTTACACCAGTTTATTATCTTAGCAATGAAACCTAAACTAGCTTCAGAGTTTCCAAGTGTGTCAGTTTTGGCAACGGGGCTCAACGCATTTCTTGATTCACTCGGTTTTTTTTCAGAAATCGACTTTTCTAGGACCACATTTGTAAGTCTCTCAGGACTAAAATCCCGTCCTAAAGAAGCTTCAGACTTTTCAATAGTGTCAGTTTTTGCAACAAGGTTCATAGCATTGCTTGATTTACTCTGCATTTTTTCGGATACTGGCTTTTCTGGGATAACATTAGATGTAAGTCTCTCAGAACTACCATCCTCTCGTTCGGAATCCATGCTACCCAGAAACAATTTTGTCCAAAGGTTTTTGAAAAAGCCGTTTTTGTGTTTTGGATTGTGTTCTTCGGTAGGGGTCATAGGACTCTCAACTATCTCTACATTAGAAACTCCTTTCCCATTTGGATCCTTGATAGAAGCCACGCCATTCTCACTTACGAAAGCATCTGACGCTATTTTCTCAGAGGTCTCTTCCGCTGGTTTCTCTTCCATACTAGTCATAATCTCATCCACCTTTTTCTCAGATGCCTCTTCAGCTGGCTTCTCTTTCATATTATTCATAATCTCATCCACTTTTTTCTCAGATGTCTCTTCAGCTGGCATCTTAACCACCACCATTCTTGTAATCTTTGGAGTCTTGTCATTTTCTTTAGCAGTCAACTGCGCACATTTGCTTTCAACAGGTTTTGGACTTGTAGTTGATACCGGTTTCACAAAGAACTGACCATCAGGACGATGTTCAACCTTTACAATACGAGGAAAAGCCATAAGAAACCGAGAGAACTTCTTATGACCGTAAAAGTCTTTATCGAGTACCACTTTGTCTTTTATAAACAGATCACGAAGTTCGGAAATTTTAAGTCCTTCAACGTGTGAATTCAAAACACGGCGCAACTGCCTCAAAATCGCCATTGGTACAGGTCGTAGCCGGGAGTCCGATGCTAGCTCGGGGTTCAATGAATCTTCGGCCTCTGAGTACTTTTGCAGCTCAGAAACAGTAAATGGGTCTTGGAGGGGCCCTCGATAATGGCCATACCAAGAATTGAAAGGGCCATCTGGAGGTTGGTTAAAATGCTTGCCGGAAAGGTTCTCTCCTTTGGCTAGCTCATTCCAGTACCACATGATGCTTGCTGCACTATAGAGGACACCTGAAGTGTTTTTAACTTCTCTGGCAGCTAACAGTATGTTGTAATTGCTCATTCTCAGTTTATGTAAAATACCAGCGAAGTCCTTATCACCTGATATCAAAAAAATATGTGCCGGTGGAGGGTTCTGAGATACCCAATACATAAGATCCACAAGAAGGGACCTGTCAGCACTGTTCTTCCCACCTGACAGGATACAATGCACAGGAAAGGAGTTGTTATCCTGGTACTCGCGAGAAAGAGACACCCGCATTTTGAGACACTCGTTATTCCTTAATACAACAACATAGAGCCTTAATCCCTAAATTATTTGGGGTTGGCTGACATGAATAATCCTTTGAAACCGTTACTGATTTGTTCCGTACATAATATGAGTAAATATAATGATTATGAAATTCTAGACGAAACACAAAGAGGTGTGAGATTGGCAAAACCAGACATTTCCACATTTCCACAATACACTTTTAACCAGCACAGCCTGCTTTCATTTCTACCGTTCATTGAAGTCCCACAACAGACAAGAACAACACGCcattttaaatcccgacttaattACTGAGTATTTTCTTTCCACAATCTCCATTAGCAACCACAAGTAAACCGTGCCTATCTTTTGAATTTATAAGCAGAGTAAGAGCGTGCCAAAAAAAAGACCGTTTTCCATTGTTTGAGAAGAAATGAGAAATTAAGAATTCATATCTATCAAAAATGCCACATTCAGAAACCACAAAAAACAGTAACCTAAGCTAAATTCATCAAAATGCCTCGAAAATTCGCTAACTTACCCTGCCACCCCCCAAACAAACAACTCGAAACAAAACCCAATTAAACTCATCACTaaatcactaattaacaacaAAAGTAACAACCTTTATTAATAAATTGCAAATAAAACAGAATTATGAGAAAATTAATACATACCATTAGGAATATGAATGAGATTAACACCAGTGCTAGACAAAGCTTCTTGATTAGACCTATTAAGACACAAAATGTCGCCAAATGCAGTGATTTGAACAGGACCTTTAATCCCATTTGCTCTTACAGCAGATGTAATTGATTGTGCAATCTTGAAAACATTAACCCCAGATGGTACCCCACAATTCTCTATGTCCCACCACACTGAAACCCTCACACTCCTGCTCTCC contains:
- the LOC141586826 gene encoding uncharacterized protein LOC141586826, translating into MNSLTTRTKPISQLLKPNSRTLFISLFSTSSPSSSPHYNSSSSSLSSRRHDEESRSVRVSVWWDIENCGVPSGVNVFKIAQSITSAVRANGIKGPVQITAFGDILCLNRSNQEALSSTGVNLIHIPNGGKNSADRSLLVDLMYWVSQNPPPAHIFLISGDKDFAGILHKLRMSNYNILLAAREVKNTSGVLYSAASIMWYWNELAKGENLSGKHFNQPPDGPFNSWYGHYRGPLQDPFTVSELQKYSEAEDSLNPELASDSRLRPVPMAILRQLRRVLNSHVEGLKISELRDLFIKDKVVLDKDFYGHKKFSRFLMAFPRIVKVEHRPDGQFFVKPVSTTSPKPVESKCAQLTAKENDKTPKITRMVVVKMPAEETSEKKVDEIMNNMKEKPAEEASEKKVDEIMTSMEEKPAEETSEKIASDAFVSENGVASIKDPNGKGVSNVEIVESPMTPTEEHNPKHKNGFFKNLWTKLFLGSMDSEREDGSSERLTSNVIPEKPVSEKMQSKSSNAMNLVAKTDTIEKSEASLGRDFSPERLTNVVLEKSISEKKPSESRNALSPVAKTDTLGNSEASLGFIAKIINWCKTWRNETGVDKPNKFQSPTIEPSPVEEDARKSDDLPPMKKLVNEASPPRKHDLFTKDPFWSALRSFFKTHRGSEIVFKALSREQIAYKLRKEGPLFLRPLQSIDIHHLVDLLITEKKWIKELPTQNPRFKLVSLYEESSAPTQPHNPTGLSSIFSNPQSPDNSQLRVSSIAPKKISEKSRTEILSDCQKLLDKILTRHPDGFNMALFKKRFLEKYGYALDHQKLGYPKLVSLLQVMPGVKVEADQVFPDNVVYSPGVQSLGLKKSTGSDTELSDSARKDDEVESPWEELGPVTKSDLSLNGSYVEYESAMSVEDEFSDSEKEDQSCSSNPVKGEEQINSKVVEGDNSLLQILNSWYSTNDESDPRGNRPDSESPPDFCEDETSRLGSLIAEVKGQAGSTSSNGYKHGSKKKYTFVAEGAEVEKGILIDGILGSLKKSGEVRV